From the genome of Candidatus Methylopumilus rimovensis, one region includes:
- a CDS encoding DUF3293 domain-containing protein: protein MTDTSINNELLASYKLAHYHVYGSPRFILKIGQYSPELHDIYKTSPKKIAAFITAFNPASIELSNQENKERNQQLEEKIKTLHLCYLHGEGKCDENERSGEESFLVFEIDQTEAIRLGREFGQNAIVWIPENSIPELLLLK, encoded by the coding sequence ATGACTGACACCTCTATCAATAATGAACTTCTAGCGTCATACAAGCTAGCTCACTATCATGTATATGGATCACCGAGGTTTATTTTAAAGATAGGGCAATACAGTCCTGAACTTCATGATATATATAAAACTTCTCCCAAGAAGATAGCTGCATTCATCACAGCTTTCAACCCCGCAAGTATTGAACTCTCAAATCAAGAAAATAAAGAACGCAATCAACAGCTCGAGGAAAAAATTAAAACGCTCCATCTTTGTTACCTTCATGGCGAAGGAAAATGCGATGAAAATGAAAGATCAGGCGAAGAGAGTTTTTTAGTTTTTGAGATTGATCAAACAGAAGCGATTCGATTAGGAAGGGAATTTGGCCAAAATGCGATTGTCTGGATTCCCGAAAACAGCATTCCAGAATTACTTCTTCTCAAATAA
- a CDS encoding cytochrome b: protein MAIASTKYTKTAIILHWLIGFGIIFMFLLGWYMCDLPKEAAKASSYDLFDLGIYTWQLNEEVSPRTFYFNLHKSLGITILGLIAFRVFWRLTHPAPALIKTLKAWEKKLAHATHHALYLIMILLPLSGAAMALYSKYGIKWFGIPLAQGLGDDAMRDFFKNAHEVIGIILLVLLGLHILAVLKHTFLNKDGTLKRMMFK, encoded by the coding sequence ATGGCAATAGCATCGACCAAATATACAAAGACTGCGATTATTCTTCATTGGCTTATTGGTTTCGGCATTATTTTTATGTTCTTATTAGGTTGGTATATGTGCGACCTACCAAAAGAAGCTGCTAAAGCTTCAAGCTATGACTTGTTTGATTTAGGTATTTATACATGGCAATTGAATGAGGAAGTTTCTCCTCGTACCTTTTACTTTAATCTTCATAAATCACTTGGTATCACAATCTTAGGTCTTATTGCATTTAGAGTTTTCTGGAGGCTGACACATCCAGCACCAGCCCTTATTAAAACGTTGAAAGCTTGGGAGAAAAAATTAGCGCATGCCACACATCATGCTTTATATCTTATTATGATTTTGTTACCCCTATCAGGTGCAGCGATGGCGCTCTATAGTAAATATGGCATTAAATGGTTTGGTATTCCATTGGCTCAAGGTTTGGGAGATGATGCTATGAGAGATTTCTTTAAAAATGCTCATGAAGTGATTGGCATTATTCTGCTTGTCTTATTGGGACTTCATATCCTTGCCGTCCTCAAACATACATTCTTGAATAAAGATGGTACTCTAAAACGTATGATGTTTAAGTAA
- a CDS encoding DoxX family protein codes for MNKFLPAIARVFLAQIFLVSILISLNGIMNTPDGYIAYQNGLMSHGLPGIFAPISVIVQLLGGLTLFIGFKTRLTAFVLTIYTLINALSYLFTFTIMPSPVNLIPLQQALQYLAITGGLIVLMQNPMTTFALDNASQTKKRK; via the coding sequence ATGAATAAATTTTTACCTGCTATTGCGCGTGTATTTCTTGCACAAATTTTTCTTGTATCCATTCTCATTTCACTTAACGGTATTATGAACACACCGGATGGTTATATCGCTTACCAAAACGGATTAATGAGTCACGGTCTTCCAGGTATTTTTGCACCGATCTCAGTTATTGTTCAACTTTTAGGTGGTTTAACTCTTTTTATAGGCTTTAAAACAAGATTAACTGCGTTTGTGTTAACTATTTATACACTCATCAACGCATTGTCTTATTTATTTACCTTCACGATTATGCCTTCTCCTGTGAATCTCATCCCACTTCAACAAGCGCTTCAATATTTAGCAATTACAGGTGGCTTGATTGTTTTAATGCAAAATCCTATGACAACATTTGCACTTGATAATGCATCACAAACAAAAAAACGTAAATAA
- a CDS encoding GNAT family N-acetyltransferase: MENKLKIEIVKWIDEYELLTMIREKVFIEEQKVTSQLEWDGMDKEAIHFLAFKDKKAVGCARAFVIQNRMQLGRMAVLKKYRGEGIGSALIEIAMTLAKLNQLSGIYISAQCHAINFYKKFGFEVTSDIYLDVEIPHRDMKLDF; encoded by the coding sequence ATGGAAAATAAACTGAAAATTGAAATCGTAAAATGGATAGATGAGTATGAGTTGCTCACCATGATTCGTGAAAAAGTATTTATTGAGGAACAGAAAGTGACCTCTCAATTAGAATGGGATGGCATGGATAAAGAAGCGATTCATTTCTTGGCATTTAAAGATAAAAAGGCTGTCGGATGTGCGAGAGCTTTTGTGATTCAAAATCGTATGCAATTAGGACGTATGGCTGTCTTAAAGAAATATCGCGGAGAAGGCATTGGAAGTGCATTAATAGAAATAGCTATGACATTAGCTAAGCTTAATCAGCTCTCTGGGATTTATATCAGTGCACAATGTCATGCGATCAACTTTTATAAAAAATTTGGATTTGAAGTAACGAGCGATATTTATTTGGATGTGGAGATTCCACATCGAGATATGAAGTTAGATTTTTAA
- the mutY gene encoding A/G-specific adenine glycosylase, with product MKSLADLLITWHAKSGRHHLPWQQSKDPYSVWVSEIMLQQTQVATVIDYYNRFMKKFPTIKALAHADEEEVMKLWSGLGYYRRARFLHEGAQMIMEEMGGNFPSEFDMMLKIPGIGRSTAGAIAAFSFNQKKAILDGNVKRVLSRYFLIAEWSGLPKTEKKLWDYAESVLPNKNIDTYTQALMDLGATLCNKNPKCTLCPLKKTCLAFQKNKVHLIPAPRPQKKIPTQSTHMVIIKHHDEVLLVKRPQGGIWGGLWSLPQFENTSTTSKAWVKKYFELETNVLEENLKASTTFTHFKLDITYSILEAKSQRSKIPHTWLSLNHIEGAAIPAIIKKILLKI from the coding sequence ATGAAATCATTGGCTGACCTTTTAATTACTTGGCATGCCAAGTCAGGTCGGCATCATTTACCCTGGCAACAATCTAAAGATCCTTACTCAGTTTGGGTTTCTGAAATCATGTTGCAACAAACACAAGTCGCAACCGTCATTGATTATTACAATCGCTTCATGAAAAAATTTCCGACGATTAAAGCATTAGCACATGCTGATGAAGAAGAAGTCATGAAGCTATGGAGTGGTTTAGGTTATTATCGACGAGCACGATTTTTACATGAAGGTGCACAAATGATTATGGAAGAGATGGGCGGTAATTTTCCATCTGAATTTGACATGATGTTGAAGATACCTGGTATTGGACGTTCAACTGCAGGGGCTATTGCTGCATTCTCATTTAATCAAAAAAAGGCGATTCTTGATGGCAATGTAAAGCGTGTCTTAAGTCGTTATTTTTTAATTGCGGAGTGGAGTGGCTTACCTAAAACAGAAAAAAAATTATGGGATTACGCAGAGTCAGTTCTTCCAAATAAAAACATCGATACTTATACACAAGCGCTTATGGATTTAGGGGCGACCTTATGCAACAAAAACCCTAAATGCACTCTATGTCCTCTAAAGAAAACATGCCTCGCATTTCAAAAGAATAAAGTTCATCTCATACCTGCACCTCGCCCTCAAAAAAAGATACCTACACAATCCACTCATATGGTGATCATCAAACATCACGATGAAGTTTTACTTGTTAAACGTCCTCAAGGTGGTATATGGGGAGGACTTTGGTCGCTACCTCAGTTCGAAAATACATCGACCACATCTAAAGCATGGGTTAAAAAATACTTTGAATTAGAAACGAATGTGCTAGAAGAAAATTTAAAAGCTTCAACGACGTTTACGCATTTCAAACTTGATATTACTTATAGCATCCTTGAAGCCAAATCGCAGCGCTCAAAAATTCCACATACTTGGCTATCACTCAATCATATTGAAGGAGCAGCGATTCCTGCCATCATTAAGAAAATACTTTTAAAAATCTAA
- a CDS encoding exopolysaccharide biosynthesis protein, which translates to MSNHQALIQKLHGIAKKAERQSVNIEEGLSALNHFGFSLISFLLALPFMQPFPVGPISVLGGVAFAAFGWQILKGYSTPHLPQKINEIVLSADNWRRITNAAIKIIHWTEKFTRPRLALLIRDSLGIQIEAFILILSGVLMAVPFGILPLNNFFPGLAIVFCALGQLHKDGFFILIAFFWILFTILYFAAFFIGLYLLGLEGIHNFSHWLHQLVS; encoded by the coding sequence ATGTCTAACCATCAAGCGCTCATTCAAAAACTCCACGGCATAGCTAAAAAGGCAGAACGTCAATCTGTCAACATTGAAGAAGGTTTGTCAGCACTCAATCATTTTGGATTTTCATTGATCAGTTTTTTATTAGCGCTACCTTTTATGCAGCCGTTTCCAGTCGGGCCTATCAGTGTATTAGGGGGAGTGGCTTTTGCTGCCTTTGGCTGGCAAATTTTAAAAGGATATAGCACTCCTCATTTACCTCAAAAAATAAACGAGATTGTTCTAAGTGCTGACAATTGGCGACGTATCACAAATGCGGCCATTAAAATTATTCACTGGACTGAAAAGTTTACGAGGCCTCGCTTAGCTTTATTAATTCGCGATTCATTAGGCATTCAAATAGAAGCATTCATTCTCATTCTCTCAGGTGTACTCATGGCAGTGCCCTTTGGCATACTCCCTTTAAATAATTTCTTCCCGGGCCTTGCTATTGTATTTTGTGCATTAGGCCAACTCCATAAAGATGGATTCTTTATTTTGATCGCATTCTTCTGGATTCTTTTTACCATTCTTTATTTTGCTGCATTTTTTATAGGTCTCTATCTTCTAGGGCTAGAAGGTATCCATAATTTTAGCCACTGGCTACATCAACTCGTTTCATGA
- a CDS encoding undecaprenyl-diphosphate phosphatase — protein sequence MDLSLYFSSFILGLVEGATEFLPVSSTGHLIIAAEFLKFNQTSANVFEIFIQLGSILAIVVEYRKTLFKVSSHALHDQASQNFVLRLFIAFLPAAILGLLFHKAIKAYLFSPIYVSLALILGGVVMIAIEKRPLRIISKATNDISMMQAFKIGCAQCLSLIPGVSRAAATIMGGMLTGLNRKTATEFSFYLAIPVIAAASLFDLLKNFQDLTIQDLPIFAIGFVTAFLSAYAVIKLFIRFVATHTFISFAWYRIILGILVFIYFSG from the coding sequence ATGGATCTCTCACTTTATTTTTCGAGTTTCATTTTAGGCCTTGTCGAGGGAGCCACCGAATTTTTACCTGTGAGTTCTACAGGCCATTTAATTATTGCAGCTGAGTTTTTAAAATTTAACCAAACGTCTGCAAATGTTTTTGAAATCTTTATTCAATTAGGGTCGATACTGGCAATTGTCGTCGAATATCGTAAAACACTTTTCAAAGTTTCAAGCCATGCGCTTCATGATCAAGCTTCACAAAACTTTGTCTTACGTCTCTTCATTGCATTTTTGCCGGCAGCGATTCTAGGTCTTTTATTTCATAAAGCCATTAAAGCTTATTTATTTTCACCAATTTATGTATCGCTCGCCCTCATCTTAGGTGGTGTTGTTATGATAGCGATTGAAAAACGTCCCTTAAGAATCATTTCAAAAGCGACTAACGATATCAGTATGATGCAAGCTTTTAAAATTGGCTGTGCACAATGCTTATCTTTAATTCCCGGGGTATCGAGAGCGGCAGCAACCATCATGGGTGGTATGCTTACAGGACTTAATCGCAAGACAGCTACTGAATTTTCTTTTTATTTAGCCATTCCTGTTATAGCAGCAGCATCCCTTTTTGATTTACTCAAAAATTTCCAAGATTTAACGATACAAGATTTACCTATTTTTGCGATTGGTTTTGTCACTGCATTTTTAAGTGCTTATGCTGTCATTAAACTTTTTATTCGTTTTGTAGCCACACATACCTTTATTTCTTTTGCCTGGTATCGCATCATTTTAGGTATCCTCGTTTTTATTTATTTTAGTGGGTGA
- the thiC gene encoding phosphomethylpyrimidine synthase ThiC has product MNATDKQLQKNIDQFLNETASLDPEALKPFAKSKKVYVTGSRPDLKVPFREISLSDTPSSFGAEKNPPVMVYDTSGPYTDPNYQIDIRNGLPSLRSKWIEERNDTEFLDGPTSLYGHERKTNPELTKMRFNLLRQPRRAKAGKNVSQMHYAKQGIVTPEMEYIAIRENQRREGMSTFLQTQHPGHDFNAAIPKLITPEFVRDEVARGRAIIPANINHPETEPMIIGRNFLVKINANIGNSALGSSISEEVEKMVWGTRWGADTVMDLSTGKNIHETREWIIRNSPVPIGTVPIYQALEKVDGKAEDLTWEIFKDTLIEQAEQGVDYFTIHAGVRLSYIPMTAKRMTGIVSRGGSIMAKWCLAHHQESFLYTHFEEICEIMKAYDVSFSLGDGLRPGSIYDANDEAQFAELKTLGELTQIAWKHDVQCMIEGPGHVPMHLIKENMDLQLEHCGEAPFYTLGPLTTDIAPGYDHITSGIGAAMIGWYGCAMLCYVTPKEHLGLPDKEDVRVGIITYKIAAHAADLAKGHPGAQIRDNALSKARFEFRWEDQFNLGLDPEKAKEFHDETLPQEGAKQAHFCSMCGPHFCSMKITQDVRDYAASKGMKEDEALKKGMEEKSIEFIKKGVEIYQKT; this is encoded by the coding sequence ATGAACGCGACCGATAAACAATTACAAAAAAATATCGATCAATTTTTAAACGAAACAGCTTCGCTCGATCCTGAAGCGCTCAAACCTTTTGCAAAATCAAAAAAAGTCTATGTGACAGGTTCGCGTCCGGATTTAAAAGTACCCTTTAGAGAAATCTCTTTATCTGATACACCATCATCTTTTGGTGCGGAAAAAAATCCACCGGTGATGGTCTATGACACCTCAGGTCCTTATACCGACCCTAACTATCAAATTGATATTCGTAACGGACTTCCATCATTACGATCCAAATGGATTGAAGAAAGAAATGATACCGAATTTTTAGACGGTCCAACTTCCCTTTACGGGCACGAGCGTAAAACAAATCCTGAGCTCACTAAAATGCGTTTTAATTTATTAAGACAACCACGACGAGCTAAAGCAGGTAAAAATGTTTCACAGATGCATTATGCAAAACAAGGCATTGTGACGCCTGAGATGGAATACATTGCTATTCGTGAAAATCAAAGACGTGAAGGTATGTCCACATTTTTACAAACACAACATCCAGGTCATGACTTTAATGCAGCAATTCCTAAACTCATCACGCCAGAATTCGTGAGAGATGAAGTGGCACGTGGTCGTGCGATTATTCCTGCCAACATTAATCATCCTGAAACAGAGCCGATGATTATTGGCCGAAATTTCTTAGTCAAAATTAATGCCAACATCGGTAATTCAGCATTAGGTTCTAGCATCAGTGAAGAAGTAGAAAAAATGGTGTGGGGTACACGCTGGGGTGCAGATACAGTCATGGATTTATCTACAGGTAAAAACATTCATGAAACACGTGAATGGATTATTCGTAATAGTCCAGTGCCCATTGGTACTGTGCCTATTTATCAAGCACTCGAAAAAGTGGATGGTAAAGCGGAAGATCTCACTTGGGAAATTTTTAAAGACACACTGATTGAACAAGCAGAACAAGGTGTAGATTATTTTACGATTCATGCAGGTGTCAGATTAAGTTATATCCCAATGACTGCAAAACGTATGACCGGTATTGTGAGTCGCGGTGGATCGATTATGGCGAAATGGTGCCTAGCACATCATCAAGAATCTTTCCTCTACACGCACTTCGAAGAAATTTGCGAAATCATGAAAGCTTATGATGTCAGTTTCAGTCTAGGTGATGGTTTAAGACCGGGTTCAATCTATGATGCGAATGACGAAGCTCAATTTGCAGAGCTCAAAACATTAGGTGAACTCACACAAATCGCATGGAAGCATGACGTGCAATGTATGATCGAAGGTCCAGGTCATGTGCCGATGCATCTTATTAAAGAAAACATGGATCTTCAGCTTGAGCATTGTGGCGAAGCCCCCTTCTACACATTAGGACCTCTCACCACAGATATTGCTCCGGGTTATGATCACATCACGTCAGGTATCGGTGCTGCAATGATTGGTTGGTATGGTTGTGCGATGTTATGTTACGTCACACCTAAAGAACATCTCGGGTTACCTGATAAAGAAGATGTGAGAGTCGGTATCATCACATACAAAATTGCAGCGCACGCTGCCGATCTTGCTAAAGGTCATCCAGGCGCACAAATTCGTGACAACGCACTATCCAAAGCACGTTTTGAATTCCGCTGGGAAGACCAATTTAATTTAGGTTTGGATCCTGAAAAAGCAAAAGAATTCCACGATGAAACCTTGCCACAGGAAGGCGCTAAACAAGCACATTTCTGTTCGATGTGCGGTCCTCATTTCTGCTCTATGAAAATTACTCAAGATGTCAGAGACTATGCTGCATCGAAAGGCATGAAGGAAGATGAAGCTCTAAAAAAAGGTATGGAAGAGAAATCAATTGAGTTCATTAAGAAGGGTGTTGAGATCTACCAAAAAACATAA
- a CDS encoding protein-L-isoaspartate O-methyltransferase — MQVRFIFNENQNCELFFGYNVHMTMNTIEQHRFNMIEQQIRTWEVLDPEVLNLLHQVPREKFVPTAYQGVAFADTEIPLHDGVLMLAPKLEARLIQSLSLQKKDHVLVVGSGSGYLTALAASLTKTVVSIDINPYFTKLAKQNCQKLKINNITFVTGDGSLGWAKDQPYDAILFAGSLPQLPETIRHQLNINGRLLAILGEAPSMHATLITKTSNKDFEEEILFETVVPPLLVKHENTFVF; from the coding sequence ATGCAAGTTAGATTTATATTTAATGAGAATCAAAACTGTGAACTTTTCTTTGGTTATAATGTGCACATGACAATGAATACCATCGAACAACATCGTTTTAATATGATTGAGCAGCAAATTCGGACTTGGGAAGTCTTAGACCCCGAAGTGCTTAATCTACTTCATCAGGTACCACGCGAAAAATTTGTACCGACTGCATACCAAGGTGTCGCTTTTGCAGATACTGAAATTCCTCTGCATGATGGCGTGCTTATGTTGGCACCAAAATTAGAAGCAAGACTCATTCAGTCTTTATCGCTTCAAAAAAAAGACCATGTATTAGTTGTGGGTTCTGGTAGTGGTTATCTCACAGCACTTGCAGCAAGTTTAACTAAAACCGTGGTATCGATTGATATCAATCCTTATTTTACAAAACTCGCTAAACAAAATTGTCAAAAATTAAAAATTAACAATATTACATTTGTGACAGGGGACGGCTCATTAGGTTGGGCAAAAGATCAACCTTATGACGCCATTCTTTTTGCAGGCTCTTTACCTCAATTGCCAGAAACTATTCGACATCAATTAAATATAAATGGAAGATTGTTAGCTATTTTAGGTGAAGCTCCTTCGATGCATGCAACATTAATTACAAAAACAAGCAACAAAGATTTTGAAGAAGAAATTTTATTTGAAACGGTAGTGCCTCCCTTGCTCGTGAAACATGAAAATACATTTGTGTTTTAG
- a CDS encoding isochorismatase family protein, producing the protein MINDQLLSQIVFIDIQDKLVDVMPKSEIKKVIDASSILIQAAKILDVPCLYTEQYPKGLGPTVKKLKSLLPNSPIEKKAFSCLDAPHFKSHLVKSRPQIILCGLETHICILQTALALKSSGKEVFVVEDATLSRSNLNHQNAIHRLRSEGVVITNTESVVFEWLRVADGDHFKAIVKLIKS; encoded by the coding sequence ATGATCAATGATCAACTCTTAAGTCAGATCGTCTTCATTGATATCCAAGACAAGCTTGTAGATGTCATGCCTAAAAGTGAAATTAAAAAAGTCATCGATGCATCAAGCATTCTTATTCAAGCTGCAAAAATTTTAGATGTGCCTTGTCTTTATACTGAGCAATATCCTAAAGGCCTAGGCCCCACAGTGAAGAAATTAAAATCGTTGCTACCTAACTCACCGATTGAAAAAAAAGCATTCTCATGCCTTGATGCACCTCACTTTAAAAGTCATTTAGTTAAATCAAGACCCCAAATTATTTTATGTGGTTTAGAAACACACATTTGTATTTTACAAACTGCTTTGGCTTTGAAATCTTCAGGTAAAGAAGTTTTTGTGGTGGAAGATGCGACACTTTCAAGATCGAATTTAAATCATCAAAATGCGATTCATCGATTAAGATCGGAAGGTGTGGTGATTACAAATACAGAATCAGTCGTTTTTGAGTGGTTGCGAGTCGCTGATGGCGATCACTTTAAAGCGATAGTCAAACTTATCAAATCCTAG